The genomic window ctgtttttttttttttttttttttaaagtcaatatttttatttatttacacgttttgtcaattattattattttttttttttttgatcaaaaTGTTGTATTCGACTTAAAACAACTcattgatattgttttataattataaaatttaaaatgatgtaaTGTTGTGTGTCACTgagcaacatttttttattaaaaaaagtttgtaaaactgtaaaaattgttcacacaaaaaactgtttttttttcgtattatcaagtatataaatcaattattgcaAAATTAATGACTTCTAAAAtggttaatatatacattaaatatttaacaaaggacttttttatttagaataatgagCATCACCGCATATAGGCAGCAGTATAAAAACACTACATGCGTTTTACATATGTatcaagaaatatttaaaatatcatacagtattacaatataatcattGAATGCTTTAACATAACgaataattgttcaaaaagCGAAacaaatcacaaaataataaataacatcaaaGGATACGGCATCGACAAATGTAagcattgtattattgtaaatatgcaCTACATCGCAAGTGAACGTCAATAGTATTGTATATTcgaataatagtttatatcagtggttttcaaacttatttttCGAAGAGACCTTgagatgataaaataattcacgAAGCTccaaaaacttgaaatacaaattgtatagctcattcaaaattatggatcaataaatttttattaggtacacaaactttatacaatatacatgtaacTTGTAAAGTTGTAACTATTTAACGAATAACGAATAGGtaggttatttaaaaatctttatatttaattgagatGTGCCCGCGGAGCACAGTTTGAGACCGatggtttatataatatattatataattaagaaaGAAGTAGTCAAGTGGGTATCGTTTTACTTTACATTAGGTGTCAAGTGGGTAAATATTATggaagtgttaaattttaaattcaatgataggtaggtacctaccaataatatcattgtatattattgtatatactatataggtacgaaCAACAATTCTGAGCTGTTTGCGAAGACGATCGTCGGTCTGTATCATTAAGTAGTAAGTGTATTAATTCATgtacctatgttttttttttatataagtaacttattttaattttagtattacggtaagttaatataaattacacataGGTGCGGTGTAGTACGTAAGTAATGTTTATTGACTTTAAAAGGcgtatatacttaatacctatatgtatatataatatatccatggactatgattttattgtatgtCTGCTGTATTATCCAGTATCCATATAGAATAACAGAATATCTATACTTTATCAGTGGCGTGCGAACTGAAAATATTCCAGAGGCAAGTAACATATAGCTTGAGAACCCACCCACCCCTTTACTATAGACTcaaatatggtttttttttacctaaccctccaaaaattaaaaaatctcagAGGCAATTGCCTTTGAAATAACTCTTCGCTAGAAGTAGGTAGGTTGTGATTGCGAAGAAAGCGCATTAACCgttaaccatattattttatgatggccacacattaatatatgaaaaatgggacaaataatattggttcaattttgaaaaatcctcttaattttttagcgatttttatacttagaatattttagagataacaatataacatttacctacctattatagcctataggtggTAAACATTAATCTTGTTgagagtttataatattaccccAATAAAAGACATTTATCATCTTTATCAGTGACAACTTTTTATCGCCATTCCatgtaaaaaattgtcaaccaaataataattactaactaTGGTTTTAATAACACAGTAAACTCTCTTAAAAAGCTTTCCTGCTGTTTTCCATTAGTCCTTAGACCATGTCAATGTAAAAACTATCTATTAAAATGcttgatttttttactatctaATTGATTAAGACCCTGTTTTTGCttagtatataacaatatattttagtaattgtgggataataaaaataaggactaataagaaatattgcattatgttaataaaatagaaaacttCATACCtaaaactcatttttataatctcgagcaaacaaaaatagatacttttatttaatataaattaaacagaataaaatggaaaaaataataatagttaaaaattaaagtatgtataaatgaatttctttttaaactaaatttaatagaaaaaataattatattgtaataaattatattcactaatattataacaataaataggtatgtattaaaatgaacttgatatttttttcaattaccaCATGAGAAATTTTCTTGTTTAAAGTGCTCTTAGAGAGTTTCCCTTTTGAAGAACATCATAAATGAGTTTTACTATAATtgagtaaaaacaataaattttttttttctatgaacagacttttttttacacatatataacatAGGTAATGTAAAATGCAGATAATGGGATTAAAATGAGACTACCAcgtaaaaacagaaaataaaggCTTCCTGCTCTAAGTTTACCGAGACAAAGggctataatgatttaataaaaaaacaatccaGCTTTAACAGGATGTATAGTCCCTCCACACAATACCAACCAGGAAACAAttttaagcaaaaataaaaaataaaaatgatttattaattaatacagatatttaaatatttaattaaacaagataaattttacttaacacTTGGTGTTTTGTTAGAACTTTATACAGTCAAATATTAGAGGCCAAACAAAAATCTGCGTGCTTTAACGGCACCGGGTGTTGAAGCGAGAGAGCTATCTGAGCCTCCTCTAATTTCAATTTCAGCTAACAAAGCATTAACATGTTCTAACacctagaaaataaaatagaaatacaatattttatactataatacaataaataatttaattcgtacttcattaaatattgaGGATTGACCAGCATTTATCTCTGTATCCTTCCACAAATCACGACATCTTTCAGCAAAAGAAATAGCTCGctcataataatgtaaatccaTATAATGATGTcccaagtataaatatattttgcttaATATTAAGTTCAACTCAATAGTAGTTCTGTTTTTAATTCCAATTTTCAAAGCTCTTTTATTCatcacattaaaattttcacgGGTTAATTCATTACCACAATCGCCATACCTatcataaaatctaaaaatatatacataaatattatacattaataaaataattaactttaagtttacaataatgagttattagttttattttaatacatacaatttgtaaatgtttgtatagaaaaatgtataaaaaaaaacagattaaatattatcatattataggatttttaacacaaaaaaacattaattagaaatataacattgaaatcaaaaatttattgtaaaataaaaattattgaaattattttatcaatgcaAGAACATAAAGAGAAACTGCttctaaaagaaaatttagttCACTGTTACCAAAatgataaaatctaataagtaacattattttttatactttatctgTGTATTACATTGTTTAGGACAGTCAGAATAGAATATCAAAAcactatgtttttattataaatgttgctTGTAATAATGTAACTGATTCATTCTATAATggcaatactttttaatttttaaataatatttcattgcaCCACATTGTTAAATGGTCTCAGGATGACCCTTCCTTAGAAAAACTTCTGATTTTATCGCTGAACATGATGAAAATATGACATAAACACTAGATAACATCTAGTGTAATgccaaaattgtattaatttcttatattaaattataattataaccatatgataaaattgtaaacatttaattaatacaacatacaaatttaaagtaattaaattattaacaaattatgttaaacataCTTTGCAAGTTTTAGCATTATTGCTCCATCAGTATCGTAAAATAAGGATTTATAGAAACACGCCATTGATTCAAAAATACGATCACAACGTTCAAACATTTCTCCTAATGAAACTAGCATACGATAATCTCTAGGCCTTAAATCACGTGcatgagtaaaataaaacaatgcatAATTCGGCAACTTAACTAGTTCGTAAATTTGGCCTAGACCATACCAAGCTCTGTAATctcttatattaatttctgtaaacaaaaataattttattaatagtcattagaaatataataaataagtaaaacattaaaataataatcaataagtatccctatttaataatttattttaataaattgaaatcttaatatatttgcacatttttttgatgcaaataattatattaaaatttaaacatttattttttttctcaaacatgtattttattccatcaaaaatattaaaataaatactactcctgaataaaaaaaaatgatttattagcaACCAATAAAAtggctatattttttttattacacaatcacaactattatgtataaaatgataaaatgtacttaGTTACtctaaaagaatttttataaaaccaataatatttttgaataatcagAGTAGagacactttttattttttgttattgttcatAATCTTTATAGAGTATACTTACTTAAAGCTTGACGATATGAGATAATGGCAGCATAAGAGTTTTTCATTTCAATGTACTCATGTCCCAGTAATGTCCAAGCAGTTACATTAAATGGATTAATTCTCAcagcttttttaaaatataaaactgattTGGCGTGAtcacattttaaactatacatatttcctaaaaacaaatttattaaattaataccatGTAGTCAAATtggtattattaaagaaatattttatttattggtacAGCATAGATTTTaaagcaatttaaaatacaaaatgagtacctaattaataaagaaccatcaatacatgtattaaattaataaacatttatcatagtaaaataaatcaattttcccGTTTTGTAGTTCTTTTTAATGttcacattttacatttatatcaccacaaataatactcaaaattattcaaattgaattacatttttgttttaatgtaaagcaaaaaattaatattttcacatgACATTAACTAAAAACCTTCTTTTAAGATATTCTTCATTAAAAACgcaattaacattattagaaCTAAACAGAATGTCTTAAATTTTGCTTTAAATtccatacattatttattattaatatatattaccgaGAACACATAAAGTTTCTTGACGATAACGGTCAATGGACGCTACATATTTGGATAAAACTACAAGTTCATCAGAGCTAGTACAGACATACATaagatttgataataaatctaaattatctaTCCTGAATGGATCCATTTCCATGACAGTTTTAAATGCTACTATTGCGTGTGaaatttctgtaaaaaaattttaattgacgtaaaaaagttatttatgtataaaatatgagatattaattaatatttaccacGCTTGTTATGATGTGCAATAGCAAATTGAGATTGCAGATATGgccaattttgaaaaacactATGACCCTGCTTCAAAATATCATCGTATATACTTAATGCTCGATCagttatttgaaattcaatatgCATATGTGCAATAAAAAGAAGATGCATCCAATGATATTCTTTACTTTCATTGAGGCGTAAGTTCAATGCATCAAGctaaacaatgaataattaaaataaagaattataaaaactattttaactagtataattattttatgataacatatttttagtaatcaCCATATGTAAGTCCTTAACTAGTGTTGCTAGCTCTATCCAAGCACCCCAGTAACATGGCTGAATTTGTATTGCTCTGACCAATATATCTATAGCTTCATCACATCTATCTATTCTTTTTAACATAACAGCTGTAAGCCATAACAAATATGGGTCTTCTCGTTTAATTCGTGACTCTTTATGATCACCAGCAGACATGTTATTATCAGATTGAGCAGCTAATGCTGAGACTTTCACCTTTTTAGTAGTGTTGTTACGTTTggttatcttatttttttttcctagaGTAGTTGTACTAGCCTTTTCAATTCTTAGATTACGTGGTCGCCTACTGCATCGTCTTCCTTTAGGAGTGGAATCATCTTCTTGCTGTAGCACAGAATGTTTTTGATTAACTATGTCAATATCAGACGTCTCTTGAGGTTGTGAATCTTCTTCAGATTCTTCATCAGAATCATCTTCATTGCCATATACATtgagtattaataattcatctaGTAGTTCCATATATGCTCGCATATTAATTGGTTTAAACGAATCAAACAAGTTAGTTCGCTCatatatacattcattatGCATGCTTAAATATCTAGCCATATAATGCAAAAACATAGATTTgctattatttgtatgttttgcAATGTGTGCACagctaaaattatagtatataaaaaaatatattaagatcaATTAACatgttatatagatatttaaaattacctgGGATAATCTTCTAGATCAAAATATGCACGTGCTTTAAAATACACCAAATAGTCTTCTAAATTTGTGAACGCTGGTTCTAATTCAAAAcgtataaattcattattttcattttcaaattcaaaatatggtggaatattttttaaagttattagaaGTTCTGATAAActgtggaaaaaaattaatcaaataatattattctattattatcagtGTTATGATATAGATATTGCATTTGTAGTTGCTTTAAAAGGAATACTTACAATTTTGTACTGTGGTGCAAACATCTATCTCTGGATTCTTGTAAAGCGTAAATAATTTCAGCTTTGATGAGCAACGGATCCTtgaagaatttataatatggtaagtatatattagtCATGATGTAATCGTAGGGCTGACAAAGTAACACTGACGAGCATAAGAAGTTCAGTCAATGTAACTGATTAATCGCTACTCTATGACTGACGATATGCGACAATAACTACTCTCATTTctagtacaaaataatttaacacgtTTCGTTGTAGTTtggtgtaaaattataatttacaaattatacattttatgttatttacaaccgtttataggtacttactacttTAGTTTATgactatatcataataatactaaatgatTTTTGTCTAAATTTCGTATTTTCACCGTGAACCGTTGTGAATAGTTGTGATAACTTTAGATAATACAGTATCTCGCCGgattcaaaacaaataataaattctgtcCGTACTGGATCACTACTTTTTGtgccataaaataatagttccaATGTCAATTTGTCCGAATCGAATTTATATCAAAACGGAGGAAAGTAACCGCTTAATAACAGTCAAGTGTAACTCGGCATTAAGTTTGAGTAGGTTAAACTGTTAAAGACTAAAGTaatagatgtattaaatttaaatacaatggtAAATCCTTCTTTCAGAAAGCCGAGTAagcaatgaataaaatataagtatattaggtACAATTAGTTAGAGTAGTAGGTAGTGAACGAAGTGACTCACGCTAAGTCCACCAAGAACCTCAGCCCTCACCACTATTTATGTGGATATAATTCggtttttcaagtttttgtatttgttttataatataaataaaatagcccTTAAGGCTATAATATCCATCAACGTAGGTAAGGAGGTTTTGGGAAGTTCAATCCCTACCTCATTATTAAAATcccaattttacaaataaatagataataaaaataacttttaaattaaaaaaaattaatattaatgaattttaatgaatactcCTCTTAATAaagacaaaacaaaatattattttagtgatacaaatttagaaaatgCGTTTGGTGTATACAGCAATTACAGCAGCCACGATAATTAAAAGACAAACCAATTCAACAACTTTCGGCAATAGGCTATACCTATAGACAGTTAACTACATTTAGTAGTGTTAAGTGTTAAACATCAATAGTAATACAGTATTCCATTTAGCGGGCTATTGGGAAAAAATTCCAGTTtacaaattaagaaaataatgtaacaggcacgttaaatttaatttaacatttggaTTGGACGTATCtaaatttggtattttatttttatattattattagtttagtttattaattaggataaagaataaaagaagtattaaaaatgctaAAAGTTTAACCATCGCTTTCCTCATTTGCATgtctattatctattaaaaaaacgggttattattgagtttaatttttaatttttatatctacttatactatgtattattattttctatgcacaacagtttaaaatgtttttaggtaTTCATTTTAGGCCATTTATACCGTGAACTTATTCATACTATTCTACATATAAGCGGTACCTATGTTGGTTttgaatcaaattttaataagataatattataataattatcaggcACGTATACAAGGGGGTTTTGGGGGTTCAACCActtcaaccccccccccccccccgaaattttttttgtgtacgtacctgataattataatataatacctatattatatttactcattataaactaataacattgattataggtacatactacatagtataacactacctatctataaattataatcaatgctataataatattaagcaatataaatatattatgaaatattctcaaaaatatattgacagATCGTTTTTTTTCAGAATCACAGagaatgatttatcattgtattcaaattcaaCACATTCATAACAGTGAGCTACTCAATGGTGAAGTACACTagatacataatgtataatagttgcccagttttttttaaagattatatcctttatcatttataaaaataaataaatataaattatttagtacctatttaaatgtattttcatgGTTTtagaagtgatgaatgtattgattttacaatgatgtgtgtttttttttgtgtctgtgaaCAGCAtaataactagtcgaaataatgcttcaatttcataCTTCGAGGGAGGTTTCCGATGACAAAGTGAATAtctttggtgcattatagaggttaaaagtaaacattttccaacaaaatcgagaaaatcaaaaaaaagtgacggaaaaacgggaattttcacgcgaaaccagtttttgaccaaaccgagttttttatatggttgtaagttgtaactcaaaaactaatcactgtaaaaatacttaaacattttcgttttttttttttgaagtgacgataaaaaaatgttgagtgTCCAaaagttccttatgagttgttgttattgaaattcaaaaatcaacaattttttttttgtaagcgtttatagttcaaatttttacgatatatgtcaaaatcacgaaaacttgtaaataattttgtagtagaaaaatcataaattttttttttatatctatggttaaaaaattcaacactaagttttttataaattttccttcgaatagctatagagaaaactcgaaacatcataatatgaaacattttatatgcgtttgtattttaaatgtttacgaaaACACTTACTTTACGATAACTTcaaacgaaattaaatattaattattataattcaaaaagtataagtcgtagatacttgaaaatttcactagttatttagattggcatatTCTTTAcacgatttaattttcaaaatatttcgcttattttaatactatttatagccatttgaaatattcgtttttgtaaattgtttttttttataaatatcgataaaatttttttggtagagtcaaaatacttgaaaattgaatacaaagttcctcctATTCTTattgtgattcaaaaattatgagAACACAtaggcataatttttttttattagcatttgaagttcaaatattgacaaaaattcttcaaaatcatgaatatttgaaaattattttgtaggtataattcataaaaagttttgataagtagctaagagttgaaaatttaattcaatattttccataagtttggcttacaataattataaaagaacatacattttgtgtattgaagccattaaaacataaactacctcctttttcaccaaccaccggaaattatatcctatgcTGACAAATCTTCTTcattcagaattgtttttgatacctctcattggattcaaatttagtaTATCAATTATAGTAACCTACTATACAACAGAGTGTTACT from Aphis gossypii isolate Hap1 chromosome 1, ASM2018417v2, whole genome shotgun sequence includes these protein-coding regions:
- the LOC114121070 gene encoding cell division cycle protein 23 homolog — translated: MTNIYLPYYKFFKDPLLIKAEIIYALQESRDRCLHHSTKFLSELLITLKNIPPYFEFENENNEFIRFELEPAFTNLEDYLVYFKARAYFDLEDYPSCAHIAKHTNNSKSMFLHYMARYLSMHNECIYERTNLFDSFKPINMRAYMELLDELLILNVYGNEDDSDEESEEDSQPQETSDIDIVNQKHSVLQQEDDSTPKGRRCSRRPRNLRIEKASTTTLGKKNKITKRNNTTKKVKVSALAAQSDNNMSAGDHKESRIKREDPYLLWLTAVMLKRIDRCDEAIDILVRAIQIQPCYWGAWIELATLVKDLHMLDALNLRLNESKEYHWMHLLFIAHMHIEFQITDRALSIYDDILKQGHSVFQNWPYLQSQFAIAHHNKREISHAIVAFKTVMEMDPFRIDNLDLLSNLMYVCTSSDELVVLSKYVASIDRYRQETLCVLGNMYSLKCDHAKSVLYFKKAVRINPFNVTAWTLLGHEYIEMKNSYAAIISYRQALKINIRDYRAWYGLGQIYELVKLPNYALFYFTHARDLRPRDYRMLVSLGEMFERCDRIFESMACFYKSLFYDTDGAIMLKLAKFYDRYGDCGNELTRENFNVMNKRALKIGIKNRTTIELNLILSKIYLYLGHHYMDLHYYERAISFAERCRDLWKDTEINAGQSSIFNEVLEHVNALLAEIEIRGGSDSSLASTPGAVKARRFLFGL